The following proteins are encoded in a genomic region of Candidatus Abawacabacteria bacterium:
- a CDS encoding succinylglutamate desuccinylase/aspartoacylase family protein encodes MKITGLNISGAVRIESEKPGANLLVFGAVHGDEPCGALAIRRLLFELTTSNLPLKSGTLTLVIANEKGLVENKRYLSKNLNRLFRDDITYENGYECDRAHELKPLIKKADFFLDIHSTSRPTKPFLFAEKQVLAEAQKLNIEHIVVGWNTLTGVDLGGDTESFGNQHNVPSLTLECGQSQAMTTWEIAYQSLLQFCAVHQFIEHEISSQITPKLYHLFDVVKLNSKQFNYVYPWENLTPLKNDQLIGKDENQAYRAPRDCTLIMPGTPENTAIGEEIYFLADPA; translated from the coding sequence ATGAAAATAACTGGACTTAATATCTCAGGTGCTGTACGTATCGAAAGTGAAAAACCTGGAGCCAATCTTTTAGTCTTCGGCGCTGTACATGGAGATGAACCCTGTGGTGCCTTAGCAATTCGACGATTGCTTTTTGAATTAACTACTAGTAATTTGCCACTCAAATCTGGAACATTAACTTTAGTGATTGCCAATGAAAAAGGCTTAGTTGAAAATAAACGCTACTTGAGTAAAAACCTGAATCGTCTTTTTCGCGATGATATCACTTATGAGAACGGATACGAATGCGATCGGGCTCATGAACTCAAGCCATTAATCAAAAAGGCTGATTTTTTTCTTGATATTCATTCTACTAGTCGCCCCACAAAACCATTCTTATTCGCCGAAAAACAAGTTTTAGCAGAAGCCCAAAAGTTAAATATTGAGCATATCGTTGTCGGCTGGAATACTTTAACTGGTGTAGATCTTGGTGGAGATACTGAGAGCTTTGGCAATCAACATAATGTGCCTAGCCTGACTTTGGAATGTGGTCAAAGTCAAGCAATGACTACTTGGGAAATAGCTTATCAATCATTGTTACAATTTTGTGCCGTGCATCAATTTATTGAGCATGAAATTAGTTCTCAGATCACCCCGAAGCTCTATCATCTCTTTGATGTCGTAAAACTCAATAGCAAGCAATTTAATTATGTCTATCCTTGGGAAAATCTCACCCCGCTCAAAAATGACCAGCTGATAGGTAAAGATGAAAATCAAGCATACCGAGCACCAAGAGATTGTACACTCATCATGCCTGGCACCCCCGAAAACACCGCCATTGGGGAGGAAATTTATTTTTTGGCTGATCCAGCTTAA
- a CDS encoding DNA alkylation repair protein, with protein MSLLLLRQTLIAKANQKRAQVSLRFFKTGEGEYGYGDQFLGLTVPEQRIIANEFKYLAPADIDDLLNSKWHEERLIALFILIYQFAKGDEPRRKEIYQYYLASTAFINNWDLVDSSAAKIVGQYLLNKPRDILYVLVKSQMLWERRIAVIATYAFIQRGDFGDTVSLVAALLPDKHDLIQKACGWMLREIGKKDEQALEAFLQKHYQVMPRTMLRYAIERLLPERRKQYLSGEV; from the coding sequence ATGTCTCTATTACTGTTGCGCCAGACATTGATCGCTAAGGCTAATCAGAAACGGGCTCAAGTGTCTCTGCGTTTCTTTAAAACTGGCGAGGGAGAGTATGGTTATGGTGATCAGTTTTTGGGACTAACGGTACCTGAGCAAAGAATAATTGCGAACGAATTTAAGTATTTAGCTCCAGCTGACATAGATGATCTGCTGAATTCCAAATGGCATGAAGAGCGACTAATTGCCCTTTTTATTTTGATTTATCAGTTTGCTAAAGGTGATGAGCCAAGACGAAAAGAAATTTACCAATACTATTTAGCTTCCACGGCATTTATTAATAACTGGGATTTGGTAGATAGCTCTGCAGCTAAGATTGTGGGCCAATATTTATTGAATAAGCCGAGAGATATTTTGTATGTCTTAGTGAAATCTCAAATGCTTTGGGAAAGACGCATTGCTGTAATTGCTACGTATGCTTTCATTCAACGGGGCGATTTTGGTGATACCGTATCTTTAGTAGCAGCATTGCTGCCTGATAAGCATGATCTGATCCAAAAAGCATGTGGCTGGATGCTCCGTGAAATTGGTAAAAAAGATGAGCAAGCATTAGAAGCTTTTCTGCAAAAGCATTATCAAGTCATGCCTAGGACAATGCTACGATACGCCATTGAGAGATTACTTCCGGAAAGGCGGAAGCAATATTTATCAGGAGAAGTTTAA
- the trmB gene encoding tRNA (guanosine(46)-N7)-methyltransferase TrmB, whose amino-acid sequence MGRKKHLRLEEVKHLPNVLHTPFEPREKYFKNSLPVTLELGCGKGEYVLALAQKYPERNFIGIDKKADRLWYGAQKALALNLPNVLFMRLPIEKLAEYFGAQSIAEIWLTFPDPFARRDEAKKRLVAKHFQDSYQKVLIPKGVMHLKTDNEQLFAYAQSILESLPANVLQCLPNVYSLDPVPDYLLVQTTFERKYLQIGKKIMYISWQF is encoded by the coding sequence ATGGGGAGAAAAAAACACCTTCGCTTGGAGGAAGTGAAACATTTGCCTAATGTCCTGCACACTCCTTTTGAACCTAGAGAAAAATATTTTAAAAACTCTTTACCTGTTACTTTGGAGTTGGGTTGTGGTAAGGGAGAATACGTATTGGCGCTGGCGCAGAAGTATCCTGAACGTAATTTTATTGGTATTGATAAAAAAGCCGATCGTCTGTGGTACGGAGCCCAAAAAGCATTGGCGCTCAATTTGCCGAATGTTCTTTTCATGCGATTACCGATAGAAAAGTTAGCCGAATATTTTGGCGCTCAATCAATTGCTGAAATCTGGCTTACATTTCCTGATCCTTTTGCTCGAAGAGATGAGGCCAAGAAGCGGCTAGTTGCTAAGCACTTTCAGGATAGCTATCAGAAAGTGCTGATCCCAAAAGGCGTAATGCATTTGAAAACTGATAATGAACAGTTGTTTGCTTATGCCCAAAGTATACTAGAGAGCTTACCTGCCAATGTCTTACAGTGTTTGCCCAATGTATATAGCCTAGATCCGGTGCCAGACTATTTATTGGTACAAACTACTTTCGAACGTAAATACTTGCAGATTGGTAAAAAAATAATGTATATTTCTTGGCAATTTTAA
- a CDS encoding ABC transporter ATP-binding protein yields the protein MQPENSSIASAFRPFFKLIVVLLLFTIAANGLGLIVPTLTGQYIDQYQQTGQYNSSSVLATLIGIALIIGLITLAQLALANYISEKAAFDLRARISKKLATQSFHYVSTVSVPRLLTIMTSDVDSVKSLISQGVVAILSALFILIGSAIGLFSIHVRLAFITLSVIPLLAFTFFFIFGRIAKLFKVGQENLERINKIVNESIVAASLVRVLNSTQEEVFKFEQTNSASRKTGLAIINGIAALFPVINLLGNGMVLLILWYGGQSIISGELSLGSFAAFFTYANMMIVPIFIIAFMSSTLTRAFISWQRISEVLNAETKEKNGTLIKNIVGKITFDQVSLSYGDKKILKSVSFTIKPHSKNAIIGPVSAGKTQILYLIADLIKAETGQILLDREPISNYQKDHLMKAIGLVFQDSLILNTTLRENIQLTENTDPQLLEKAIKTAQLDDLIASLPQGLDTPISERGSNLSGGQKQRVMLARALALNPKILLLDDFTARVDRATEQAILHDLAQYYPAITLISITQKIAPIEHYDQIIVLMEGEVIGTGTHQELLATSLEYKQICESQKSSES from the coding sequence ATGCAGCCAGAGAATTCTTCTATTGCTAGTGCCTTTAGACCCTTTTTTAAACTAATTGTCGTATTATTGTTATTCACAATTGCAGCCAATGGTTTAGGATTGATAGTACCGACACTTACTGGCCAATATATCGACCAATACCAACAAACTGGCCAGTATAATAGCAGTTCAGTATTAGCAACATTGATTGGTATAGCACTGATTATTGGCTTAATCACTTTGGCCCAATTAGCCTTGGCAAATTATATTTCTGAAAAAGCGGCCTTTGATTTGCGTGCCAGAATAAGCAAGAAGTTAGCGACCCAATCATTTCATTATGTAAGCACAGTGAGCGTACCGCGCTTGCTCACTATCATGACTAGCGATGTCGATAGTGTAAAAAGTCTCATTTCTCAAGGAGTAGTCGCTATCCTTTCAGCATTATTTATCTTGATCGGTAGCGCCATTGGTCTCTTTAGTATTCATGTTCGCTTAGCATTCATTACCCTCAGTGTAATTCCACTACTTGCGTTTACCTTTTTCTTTATTTTTGGTCGGATTGCGAAGCTTTTCAAAGTAGGCCAAGAAAACCTAGAAAGAATCAATAAAATAGTAAATGAAAGCATTGTCGCTGCCAGTCTGGTCCGTGTCCTTAATTCTACTCAAGAAGAAGTATTCAAATTTGAACAAACTAATAGTGCTAGTAGAAAAACTGGTTTAGCAATAATCAATGGCATTGCCGCACTTTTTCCAGTAATTAACTTATTAGGCAATGGCATGGTACTGCTAATCCTATGGTATGGCGGTCAAAGCATTATTAGTGGCGAACTCAGTTTAGGCAGCTTTGCTGCCTTTTTTACTTACGCCAATATGATGATAGTACCTATATTTATTATCGCCTTCATGAGCAGCACCCTTACCAGAGCATTTATTTCTTGGCAGCGTATCAGTGAAGTACTCAATGCTGAGACTAAAGAAAAAAATGGCACCCTGATTAAAAATATTGTAGGCAAAATTACTTTTGATCAGGTTTCACTGAGCTATGGCGATAAAAAAATTCTCAAAAGTGTTTCTTTTACGATTAAGCCTCACAGTAAAAATGCCATTATTGGTCCAGTATCTGCTGGGAAAACGCAAATACTCTACCTCATTGCTGATTTAATTAAAGCAGAAACTGGGCAAATACTGCTTGATCGAGAACCAATTAGCAACTATCAAAAAGATCATTTAATGAAAGCTATTGGCCTAGTGTTCCAAGACAGTCTGATTCTCAACACTACTTTACGGGAAAATATTCAGCTTACTGAAAATACTGATCCCCAATTACTAGAAAAAGCAATTAAAACTGCCCAATTAGATGATTTGATAGCATCTCTCCCTCAAGGACTAGACACACCCATTAGTGAAAGAGGCAGCAATCTCTCCGGAGGTCAAAAGCAAAGAGTAATGCTAGCTCGAGCCTTAGCCTTGAATCCCAAAATCTTACTTTTGGATGATTTTACTGCACGCGTAGATCGGGCTACTGAGCAAGCAATCTTGCATGACTTAGCACAGTATTATCCAGCAATCACCCTGATTTCAATCACACAAAAAATTGCTCCTATTGAACACTACGATCAAATAATTGTCCTAATGGAAGGCGAGGTAATCGGCACCGGCACACATCAAGAATTATTAGCAACTTCTTTAGAGTATAAACAAATTTGCGAGTCTCAGAAAAGCTCCGAATCATAA
- a CDS encoding ABC transporter ATP-binding protein, translating into MDYQLSSTSHLTFKQSARDLLSYLGKDKIKMVWALAIVILNSIINIATPYLIGLATDTYIVQKDLVGLATLIMSLILLYLIGLGTSYLQMKLMGVVSQNMLYNLRTSLFNKLQSLPLSFFQQNKIGDLTARINSDTDKLNQFFSESIMRFLGNFFFILGIGIFVLIFQWQLGLVMLLSTLFIIGLSTLFKNWVQEHNKGSAAATGALSGQIQESLSNFKVIVAFNKRQYFIDKLNEFNQNVFTTSNTAGFANSIYKPIYDSAGIIAQALVLVYGLILINNQTITIGVLIAFLNYAQKFYDPLRILGTIIGNIQVALASWQRVNAILILESNLKVLPEIKSQSSNNTILQVERVSFGYTEEQKVLENVSFALVRGKTYALVGPTGGGKSTLASLMTRLYDPTEGVIYLKGRDIRSFTPDEIAEIIGVILQEPLLFSGTLGDNIRYGNKKLRHVTNQALQDLLAAEGLQLFINRFSEGLDATIQTENISLGQRQLISFIRIILRKPELLILDEATANVDTVTEQLLNQLIEKLPSSTTKVIIAHRLNTIKAADTIMFINGGHVKEAMDFEHAIHLIDHAKRKS; encoded by the coding sequence ATGGACTACCAACTCTCTTCTACCAGTCATTTAACATTTAAACAAAGTGCTCGAGACCTTTTGAGTTATCTAGGTAAAGATAAAATCAAAATGGTTTGGGCTTTAGCAATTGTCATTTTAAATTCGATTATTAATATAGCCACTCCCTATCTTATTGGCTTAGCTACCGATACGTATATTGTACAAAAAGACCTGGTAGGCCTGGCCACTTTAATTATGAGCCTGATACTACTGTATCTCATCGGCCTTGGTACCAGTTATTTACAAATGAAACTGATGGGCGTTGTTTCCCAAAACATGCTGTACAATTTGCGCACCAGTTTATTCAATAAACTACAAAGTCTACCCTTAAGTTTCTTTCAACAAAATAAAATTGGTGATTTAACTGCCCGGATCAATAGCGATACCGACAAACTCAATCAATTCTTCTCGGAAAGCATTATGCGCTTCTTGGGCAATTTCTTTTTTATTTTGGGCATTGGTATCTTCGTCCTTATTTTCCAGTGGCAATTGGGCCTCGTAATGCTCTTGAGCACCTTATTCATTATTGGTTTATCCACTCTGTTTAAAAATTGGGTACAAGAACATAATAAAGGCAGTGCTGCTGCTACTGGTGCTCTCTCTGGTCAAATCCAAGAAAGCCTCAGTAATTTCAAAGTCATTGTCGCCTTCAACAAAAGACAATATTTTATCGACAAGCTCAATGAGTTTAATCAAAATGTATTTACTACTAGCAATACAGCGGGCTTTGCTAATAGTATTTATAAGCCAATTTATGACAGTGCCGGCATCATCGCTCAAGCGCTAGTACTAGTCTATGGTCTCATCCTCATCAACAATCAAACCATCACTATTGGTGTGCTAATTGCCTTCTTAAACTACGCTCAAAAGTTTTATGATCCCTTACGTATCCTCGGCACTATTATTGGCAACATCCAGGTAGCCTTAGCTTCCTGGCAAAGGGTAAATGCCATTCTTATTTTAGAAAGCAACCTGAAAGTACTGCCAGAAATAAAGTCCCAATCAAGTAACAACACAATACTGCAGGTAGAACGAGTCAGCTTTGGCTATACTGAAGAACAAAAAGTACTAGAAAATGTGAGCTTCGCGCTAGTCCGAGGGAAAACATATGCTCTAGTCGGTCCTACTGGAGGTGGCAAAAGTACCTTAGCGAGCCTAATGACTAGGCTCTACGATCCCACTGAAGGAGTTATTTATCTCAAAGGTAGAGATATTCGCAGCTTCACTCCTGATGAGATTGCTGAAATCATTGGCGTTATCCTTCAAGAACCTTTGTTATTTAGCGGCACTTTGGGCGACAATATTCGCTATGGCAATAAGAAGTTGCGTCATGTCACCAATCAAGCGCTACAAGATTTATTAGCAGCTGAAGGACTGCAACTTTTTATCAACCGTTTTTCTGAGGGTCTGGACGCTACTATTCAAACTGAAAACATCAGCCTTGGCCAAAGACAATTAATTTCATTTATTCGTATTATCTTGCGGAAACCAGAACTACTTATTCTCGACGAAGCCACTGCCAATGTCGACACAGTTACCGAACAATTACTTAATCAGCTGATCGAAAAACTCCCCTCAAGTACTACCAAAGTAATCATTGCTCATCGTCTCAACACGATCAAAGCAGCAGACACTATTATGTTTATCAATGGTGGTCATGTGAAAGAAGCCATGGATTTTGAACATGCAATTCACTTGATTGACCATGCCAAGAGGAAAAGCTAA
- a CDS encoding DUF2207 domain-containing protein → MASLFRHFRLLTLLFCLGNVVLAPTAMAAVSYTPQITVELQENGKIKLTEKFILDGAGTRILPTYYEVKGNKRSDIIITPIEVTDAQGNKVPFKSKTDIIRNAKQIDIGPATNSKDITLTYTASFSGLNSSVVRDFVWPFYQTNTAGDLPRSTVIIPQTWQEKGAKASVEQLGSGLSLKVYIPVLADSLATTQKPAVSAAPILRKVVSDWYIKEYEVHYTLNPDASLHVEEKILADIGNVADKHGIFRVLPTRYRAQDNQFISAPVTLQSITDFAGKAHPYTTITNWDDHTVTWQIGDANVAVQGENQYKIVYDVKNVIQTQDASHDVWQWNIAGAFWDLKIDHFKAYINFPAGISQANAQISAEYVKPNATLPASMQQFLTTTWEGPQRLQVESKTQLVERTGVALKVTLPKLIFVSYQPSLWDTYSSYMFWLLPLLALIIAFLLWYTWGRDDAVNKSLMVEYSPPENLSPGELGLLEHRGRWKNHFLTANILQLAAKGYITVSAIGEKHWWSKQKVYMERTAKSGKATMTSQESALIADLMSCRVANEIGPGVTSDELALGLRTKLSLIEERMLKSLATKKYISAQKDNFKLAFLFAGIALMGLGLAMLYFHLFISVGLPLLAAGAIFLLFSPFMVQITPEGAEMLYQVKGFKQFMLQAEQYRQVFHEKEGLFMELLPYAVVFGITKLWLNKFKEIFHDTNLPYYTASVFGDFSHMNSVMGNINSISSSISSSISSGSGGSGGGGGGGGGGGW, encoded by the coding sequence ATGGCTTCACTTTTTCGGCATTTCCGGTTACTTACCCTGTTATTTTGTTTAGGCAATGTAGTACTTGCTCCAACAGCAATGGCGGCAGTTTCTTATACGCCCCAAATTACTGTTGAACTCCAGGAAAATGGTAAAATCAAACTTACCGAAAAGTTTATTCTTGATGGTGCTGGTACCCGCATATTGCCTACATATTATGAAGTGAAAGGGAATAAAAGAAGTGACATTATTATTACTCCAATTGAAGTTACTGATGCTCAAGGAAATAAAGTACCTTTTAAAAGTAAGACAGACATTATTCGTAATGCTAAGCAGATTGACATTGGTCCAGCGACTAACAGTAAAGATATTACTCTCACCTATACCGCTAGCTTTTCGGGGCTAAATAGCTCGGTTGTCAGAGATTTTGTTTGGCCGTTTTATCAAACTAATACTGCTGGAGATCTGCCTCGATCCACAGTAATTATACCGCAAACTTGGCAAGAAAAAGGTGCTAAGGCTAGTGTTGAGCAATTAGGCAGCGGTTTATCCTTAAAAGTATATATTCCAGTTCTAGCAGACAGTCTTGCTACTACTCAAAAGCCAGCGGTTTCTGCGGCTCCAATACTAAGAAAAGTGGTAAGCGATTGGTATATCAAAGAATATGAAGTGCATTACACCTTAAATCCAGATGCTTCGCTGCATGTAGAAGAAAAGATTCTGGCTGACATTGGTAACGTGGCAGATAAGCATGGTATCTTTAGAGTTTTGCCTACACGTTATCGAGCCCAAGACAATCAATTTATCTCTGCTCCGGTTACTTTGCAGTCAATTACTGATTTTGCTGGTAAGGCTCATCCTTATACCACTATTACTAATTGGGATGATCATACGGTTACTTGGCAAATTGGTGATGCCAATGTGGCTGTGCAAGGAGAGAATCAATATAAAATTGTTTATGATGTGAAAAATGTGATTCAAACTCAGGATGCTAGTCATGATGTATGGCAATGGAATATTGCTGGGGCCTTTTGGGATTTGAAAATCGATCATTTCAAGGCCTATATTAATTTTCCTGCAGGAATTTCTCAGGCTAATGCGCAAATTAGTGCTGAATATGTCAAACCTAATGCTACTTTGCCCGCTAGTATGCAGCAATTTCTTACCACTACTTGGGAAGGTCCGCAGAGATTACAAGTGGAATCAAAAACCCAATTGGTGGAGCGTACTGGTGTGGCCCTAAAAGTGACTTTGCCAAAGCTGATTTTTGTTTCTTATCAGCCTTCTTTATGGGATACATATAGTTCATATATGTTTTGGTTATTACCATTATTGGCCCTAATTATTGCTTTTTTACTGTGGTATACATGGGGCAGAGATGATGCAGTGAATAAGTCTCTTATGGTGGAATATAGCCCGCCAGAAAACTTGTCTCCTGGTGAGCTGGGACTGCTTGAGCATCGAGGAAGATGGAAAAATCATTTTTTAACTGCCAATATTTTGCAGCTAGCAGCTAAGGGGTATATCACGGTATCTGCCATCGGTGAGAAACATTGGTGGAGCAAGCAAAAGGTATATATGGAAAGGACTGCTAAGAGTGGCAAAGCTACTATGACTTCTCAGGAAAGTGCCTTAATTGCTGATTTGATGAGTTGCCGTGTGGCCAATGAAATTGGCCCAGGGGTTACATCTGATGAATTGGCTTTAGGTTTGCGCACAAAATTATCACTGATTGAGGAGCGTATGTTGAAATCATTAGCAACCAAGAAATATATCAGTGCCCAAAAAGATAATTTTAAGCTTGCTTTTTTGTTTGCTGGTATTGCTTTGATGGGGCTGGGATTGGCCATGCTTTATTTCCATTTGTTTATTAGTGTCGGTCTACCACTTCTAGCTGCTGGCGCTATCTTTCTGCTCTTTAGTCCTTTTATGGTACAGATTACCCCTGAGGGGGCTGAAATGCTCTATCAGGTAAAAGGCTTCAAGCAATTTATGCTTCAGGCTGAGCAGTACCGTCAAGTATTCCATGAAAAAGAAGGTTTGTTTATGGAATTATTACCTTATGCAGTGGTATTTGGTATTACCAAGCTTTGGTTAAATAAATTCAAAGAGATTTTTCACGATACTAATCTCCCTTATTATACAGCCAGTGTCTTTGGGGATTTCAGTCATATGAATAGTGTAATGGGTAATATCAACTCTATTAGCAGCTCTATTTCTAGCAGCATTAGTTCTGGTAGCGGCGGATCGGGTGGAGGCGGGGGCGGAGGTGGTGGTGGAGGCTGGTAA
- a CDS encoding phosphatase PAP2 family protein: MRKLKKWLLSAKKPIGLYLTLGLSFALIGLLYFAELSEHVSLHRTWDTFDNTVLQSIKPWRNPYSTLFFSFITFLANSQTAIFLSALTILLCLYTKQYFTTLIFAIGLLGSGESIFWLKNLIGRQRPDIALQFITENSFSFPSGHMLTATVLFGLITYLLIRSSKKLWSKAINILGYIITVSLVGFSRMYFGVHYPSDILGSALVGGSWLSVIITALELNNHYHIFGAKVFKPSKLFFLLPIAAFLFSLLLHSTFIQTVS; this comes from the coding sequence ATGCGAAAGCTTAAGAAATGGTTGTTATCCGCCAAAAAGCCCATAGGTCTTTATCTCACTTTAGGACTATCTTTCGCTCTCATCGGCCTTTTATATTTTGCGGAACTCAGTGAGCATGTCTCTTTGCACCGCACTTGGGATACTTTTGACAATACCGTCTTACAATCGATAAAACCGTGGCGAAATCCTTATAGCACACTCTTTTTCAGCTTCATTACTTTCTTGGCTAATTCTCAAACTGCCATCTTCTTATCGGCACTCACAATCTTATTGTGCCTCTATACCAAACAATATTTTACTACGCTAATTTTTGCTATTGGTTTATTGGGTAGTGGGGAAAGTATCTTTTGGCTCAAAAATCTTATCGGCCGCCAGAGACCTGATATTGCTTTACAATTCATTACCGAAAATAGCTTTAGTTTTCCTAGCGGACATATGCTCACTGCTACAGTGCTCTTTGGTTTAATCACCTATCTTTTGATACGTTCAAGCAAAAAGCTTTGGTCAAAAGCAATAAATATCTTAGGCTATATCATCACCGTGAGCTTAGTAGGCTTCAGTCGTATGTACTTTGGCGTCCACTATCCTAGTGATATTTTGGGCAGTGCATTGGTCGGAGGATCTTGGCTCAGCGTCATCATTACAGCTTTAGAACTCAATAATCACTACCATATTTTTGGCGCCAAAGTATTCAAACCAAGTAAATTATTTTTTCTATTACCGATAGCCGCCTTTCTATTTTCATTACTTTTGCACAGCACATTCATTCAAACCGTTAGTTAA
- a CDS encoding S-layer homology domain-containing protein, whose amino-acid sequence MKKWLSWCTAFLVIISIVPQSSAALFPDVSSAHPNYTAIAFLRDRGVISGFPDGLYRPENAVTRGEILKILMRAAGETNLPFVSGDPFPDVRSNHVFAAYIQAAVQQGIVRGYDDGLFRMDRTVSRIEALKMLLLANHINTNALPSGSSYSDIVPGSWYVPYARYALDHGLVDAFPGNTIRRDELLNRGLVAEMVYRFYRDRPDLLPAVAIPSPTVLPTASSMPTPTVSPTAIISPTPTAISTPTASPTTPFLFPPDFTLPSTPLPVVSTPAQNVQISVIDPTLRCNFNTGNEGLDYSGKVWIQQGMEDNSHMQFRYYWEFGDGTFTPDMYYTYYHGIDDSVPEHRTFDLPSYHRAFPNPFMTRATVYVYVTSGMYAGTRSASDIVDCSHIVP is encoded by the coding sequence ATGAAAAAATGGTTGAGCTGGTGTACAGCATTTCTGGTTATCATCAGTATTGTTCCCCAATCATCAGCAGCATTATTTCCTGATGTTTCTTCTGCCCATCCTAATTACACAGCCATTGCTTTTCTTCGTGATCGCGGAGTAATTAGTGGCTTTCCTGATGGGCTTTATCGTCCTGAAAATGCGGTGACTCGAGGAGAAATCTTGAAGATATTAATGCGCGCCGCTGGCGAGACCAATCTACCATTTGTTAGTGGTGATCCTTTTCCTGATGTGAGAAGTAATCATGTTTTTGCCGCCTATATCCAAGCGGCTGTCCAACAAGGAATAGTGCGAGGTTATGATGATGGTCTGTTTAGAATGGATAGAACCGTAAGTCGGATTGAAGCTTTAAAGATGCTCTTGTTAGCTAATCATATCAATACAAATGCCTTACCAAGTGGTAGCAGTTACTCTGATATTGTACCAGGCTCATGGTATGTCCCCTACGCAAGATATGCGCTAGATCATGGATTAGTAGACGCTTTCCCAGGTAATACAATTCGTCGAGATGAATTACTCAATCGCGGATTAGTAGCTGAAATGGTGTATCGTTTCTATCGTGACAGACCAGATCTTTTACCTGCCGTGGCCATCCCATCGCCAACAGTTCTGCCCACTGCATCTTCGATGCCAACACCAACTGTTTCCCCCACTGCAATTATTTCACCGACACCAACAGCGATATCAACACCAACAGCCAGTCCGACAACACCATTTCTCTTTCCTCCTGACTTCACCCTACCCAGCACACCATTACCGGTAGTTTCAACACCAGCACAAAATGTACAAATTAGTGTGATTGATCCCACTCTACGCTGCAACTTCAACACAGGAAATGAAGGACTAGATTATTCAGGAAAAGTGTGGATACAGCAAGGTATGGAAGACAATTCTCATATGCAATTTCGTTATTATTGGGAGTTTGGGGATGGCACATTCACTCCCGATATGTATTACACGTATTATCACGGTATAGATGACAGCGTTCCCGAGCATAGAACATTTGATTTACCTTCCTATCATCGTGCCTTTCCTAATCCGTTTATGACTAGAGCAACTGTATATGTTTACGTCACTAGTGGGATGTATGCTGGCACCCGTTCTGCCTCTGATATTGTTGACTGTTCACATATTGTTCCATAG
- a CDS encoding NUDIX domain-containing protein — translation MQESIVFTGTVGEVVHMRQDNGKVFEQYRRSPGTRLIIVSPEGKVLLTKEKRQETNSIDLRLPGGKVCDTIDQYRELRASGQDMVAIAKVAAQKEALEETGLHIQNLALVTRARAGATVEWDLYYFLVRDYGVTEQGQKLEEGEDIQVTWLSVAEIKLAIASNQMQEWRSVGVLLGLVLPKLETGALAN, via the coding sequence ATGCAAGAATCTATAGTATTTACTGGTACAGTTGGTGAAGTAGTTCATATGCGCCAAGACAATGGCAAAGTATTTGAACAGTATCGTCGTTCTCCTGGAACTAGATTAATCATCGTTTCACCTGAAGGAAAAGTATTGCTTACGAAAGAGAAACGTCAGGAAACAAATTCTATTGATTTGCGCCTGCCTGGCGGAAAAGTGTGTGACACTATAGATCAGTATCGTGAGTTGCGGGCTAGCGGACAAGACATGGTGGCAATTGCAAAAGTTGCTGCTCAGAAAGAAGCTTTGGAGGAAACTGGTTTACACATTCAAAATCTTGCATTGGTGACCAGAGCTAGGGCTGGTGCGACAGTTGAGTGGGATTTATATTATTTCTTAGTGAGAGATTATGGTGTTACTGAGCAGGGACAAAAACTTGAGGAAGGCGAAGATATTCAAGTAACTTGGCTATCGGTTGCTGAAATTAAACTCGCTATAGCTAGTAACCAAATGCAGGAATGGCGAAGTGTGGGAGTTCTCCTGGGTTTGGTACTGCCTAAGCTTGAGACTGGTGCTCTTGCTAACTAA